The genomic stretch ctaaaccctaaaccctaaaccctaaaccctaaaccctaaaaccctaaaccctaaaccctaaaccctaaaccctaaaccctaaaccctaaaccctaaaccctaaaccctaaaccctaaaccctaaaccctaaaccctaaaccctaaaaccctaaaccctaaaccctaaaccctaaaccctaaaccctaaaccctaaaccctaaaccctaaaccctaaaccctaaaccctaaaccctaaaccctaaaccctaaaccctaaaccctaaaccctaaaccctaaaccctaaaaccctaaaccctaaaccctaaaaaccctaaaccctaaaccctaaaccctaaacctaaaccctaaaccctaaaccctaaaccctaaaccctaaaccctaaaccctaaaccctaaaccctaaaaaaccctaaaaccctaaaccctaaaaccctaaaccctaaaccctaaaccctaaaccctaaaccctaaaccctaaaccctaaacactCACGAGTTAGAATCGGACCGCTCACGGGCTGTGTCCATGCCGCTATTGAAGTCCCGGCTCCGCGCTCCCAAATATACGTTGTGAGTGCATGCACGCGTACATGCACACACCACGCACGGGTTCGCCGCGACACTCTACACCGTCTCGTTCAGGGCGTAGGGCATTCCGAACCACGCATACGGACACAGATTTTTGCGTGATcaggcgagcgcgtctgCTGTTCCGCTTCACGCCGCGTACCGATAATCATGTGATAGGACGCTCCGTTCGCCTCACACACGTAACCGTGGCGACGGACATCAAACAGCAGAcggccgacgccgcagcccgctGCCACAACGCGTGGCAGTGTTGAACGTTGCGTTGCTCTGTTCGACTGCGCAGAGTCGCCACACCCGATTTTGCAGCAGGCTGAAACCAAAATTACCAGACACCAGCGGCGAACGGCGCGTATTCACAAAACAGAGATGCCTACAGCTGTAGACTCGTTTTCCGCGTATATCCGACCGCGACGATTGCTGCGTGCGCCCAAACCTGCACACAGGGTTGTACTAATGGCAGTGACTCTTTCGTTTAACGATGTATCCCGATGTGGGCCAATAGGAAGCCATGCAGATGTTTGTTTCCGGGAGGTGAAGCAGTGAATCCCGAAAGTTTTCGAGAGCATGTGCGCAAGTGCGTCGCTGAATTCCATCGTTTGTGGCTATGGGTGGCCTTCCCTGCAACTTTGCAGATAAAAAGTTACTGTGAAACGCTCGGCTTCAGCTCGCTTTCTTCAGCTCTCAGGACCGCGTGCCCGCCAAGGGCTCTTAGATGGAAACCTGTCAGACTAGCTGAATCTCAACGAGCACGAGGGACTCAAGCGCACACCCGCACAGCTACAGCTATGTACACATACAAAaatacatgtacatatatatatggatagaCAAATACAGATATGCAGCATGCAGGGCCGTTTCGCGGGGTCAGTGGACGCGAATGTCCAGCGTTGCATGCAAACGCACATGGGAGGGTATTTTTCGAGAGCCTCGAGCATGGGCTCGAACGCTCCGTTTCTTTCCACGGCGCCCTCCCGGCTCCACTCGCGAGCGATCGGAAAATGCTTTCGGTGTTGGATGCGTAGGCCTCAGGGACCTGCGAAAAAGAAGCAGGGCGGACGCCGTCCGGCAACAAAGACCTCCACAATCAAACCAGTAGTGCCACCCggagtatatactccccagaaaaagctgataaataatccaGCCTAAGAGGTACGCAACGCGGTGGCGCCCTGCCCGCGCGCTCCCGCCGAGCCGCGAGTTTAACCGAAGACGAACAGACTCCCTTGCGCTTTGCGGGGAGGCTCAACAACAGAGGCGCTGCCAAAAAAGCCCTCCGGACCCCCGAAGTCGGGTTTAGAGGGTTTatgcggcgcatgcagctggaCAGCCCGCCAGGGGCGCCCATGCGTTCCCAATTGCCtttgcgcgcgcctcgccccctGGCGGTGTCTTCCGCGGCCAGGCGCTGTCTGCCCGCAACCTCGTTGAGGCCTTCGGCcagcctctctcctcgcccggcTTCTGTGACGGATGATTATGCAGCCACACAGAGCTCCGCTGCATCGCACGTCACGCCGAAAGGCGCATCTTTTTCTCTGTTCTGCGcttgccgctgcctcgtccaCGCACGCCGGCCTCACTCGCCttgcgcgcagggcgcggagtAGCGGTAGCCGAGCTCGACGGAGACAGCTTTCTAAAGCTTCGACCGGCTCCAGAcgacaggcgccgcgcctcgtgggagaggagaggaaccTCGGGGGCCGCGAGCGACCAGCAGGCCCTCTCGAGTCTCGCTAGCTTCTTGCGTGCGATGACTCTGTAGAGCCGCATCGCGGCGCCagtcgcgcgcagctgtgGCGTGCCTGGGTCGCGTCCGGGGCCTCGGGgcccggccgccgcgcttggCGGAGACTCCTGCCCGCCGGGCTCCTCTCGAGCAGGAGGTCGCGTTTGCGCAGCGGTGTCTTacgccgcctctggcggcggctgggCTCTCCGGTTTTCTGCGGATTCTTTTCGGCTGCGGCAAAACGGAGGGGTGCGAGGGAGTCGGCCAGTAGGCGACACAGACCTCGCATCTGAGCCctttgtctccgcgcgcccgctgcgctgcgccccTGGGCGCTGTCGTCCTGGATGAATTCTCGCGCACTTCTGAACCCTGCGGAGAGGGCTGTCTACACAGCGATGTATCTAGCGCAAAGCAGCGTCCGCTGAAAGCACAGCGCCTCATTTCTGCAGGCCCTGCATTCGCAGGAGCATTCTCTCAAGGCTCAGTCACCTGACCGCTTTCCTGCTGACCCGCCTGAGGAAACGCCGTTGCCAGCGTGGATTCTCTCACTGTGGATGTAAATCTAACTGCATGTCTGGGTTAAACGGCGCGAGGCTTGAGCGCTGACTGAAAAAAGGGCGAGTAGCTACGTCCGTGGAGAGGCCCCTTCGACATCTGGCGCCGGCTGAACTGCAACGGGGGCGGGAGTTGACATGCAGACGCCTGTGTGCCCGCCAGATTTGAGTCCCCTCATCGCTCCTCTAGAGGCGGTTTGATCTGCGCTCCGCCTCGTGTGTGGCTGACCGAGGCAGGCAGATCTACCAGTCAACACTCTGAAACATTCGCACATTCGCGCGGGCTACTGTCCCCTTATTCCCCGTTGCAggtgcgcgtcgtcgcagagacaggcagcTACAGAGTtgccctgccgccgcgccgtcacAGCGCGCACATAACTCCCCAAGACACAGACACGTGAACGCGCAGGTTCTAATCTTCTAAAGATCCCGAGTTCTTCACGTAGGCCTGAAACTATGTTTTCAGCCCAAGGGGCTGCGCGACCTGAACCCTTGGCGTGTGCCTCGGCTCCGATCTTCAAGGCAAAGCGACTTGTCAATCAGTGAAGacccgcggctcgccggtCCGCGGAGGCAAGCGCCGACAAATATAGCGGGGAGAGATGCCTTTCCAAAGGCACGCCGTGTGCTGCTAAATGGCGGAGCTGCTAAAAGACGTGGAGTCTCCATAAaaccgcctcggcgcgcggagactttTGCAAGACGACGGCATGCAAAAAAATCGCGTCATCTAGCTGAACGAGACCTCACCGAGACGGTTTTGCGCAGATATCGCCATAAACGTCGAGAAGCTACCTCAGTGGAAACTTACCTCGGCATGTCTGGACCGAAAGACACAGATTTCGAGTTTAACACTTTTCATTGAAGCCGATCACCCATTTTTCGTCAGAAAGGGCTCCAAGGCACCTTCCCATGCGacacgcgtgcgcgccttATATAGGAGCCGGGCACATGCGCGAGGGAAGAGTGTAAGGTTTTCGTGCCGACGAAGGTACGTGAAGAAAGATTGTGGAACAGGCGTGTGGCATGAGAATCTGGGATTCCCATTTTGCTGTggctctcttttttctttcgaTTATACGGGCGCTCCTCTGTCCAGGGGTTTCCCGTTTTTCCCGCTCTCATGGCAGGATCCAGTCCGTTTTCCTCTGTTTTACTGCTATTCTGCGGTTGACCTGCCTATGGCCGCTCTCTTCGTTGTTTTCAGACGTCGCTTGTGTTTGTTCCTCGCTTCGGCGCCCTTCTCCACGCAGCATATGACCAACAGAGGACGCTAATGGTATCTCTGACGTTGCTAGTTTTTCTACGGTGTGTACGACTCTTTTGCGTTGTGCGTCGCTGGACGTGACGGTGTGCCTGCCGGCGACGAATCCTCGAGTTTTTCTGACGCCGCAGGCAGTTCTTTCCAGTCTGTTTGCTCTCCTATGGAACTGCTGGTGTCCCGTATCCGAAGGGTCTAACTCGactcgtcttctctgtcgtAGTCCCGTGCGGTTTCAGCACCGTGGTGCCCACGGCCGCCAAAAACCTGTTCCTTCGCGACGACGATCGGGACCGAAAGCGCTAAGCGTGTCTCTTTTGCCTTTTTTTATTGGCTACGTATCGTATATCTGCTCACGCTTAGCGGCACGATTGCAGAGTTCGCGTGGTTCGCTGTGCGTAGCAACAGTTCTCGACTATCCTCGCAAAAACGCTCGCTCGCCGAGCGCTCTACTTGGTCAGGCGAAGGCACCCGTCGCGATGCTGCAGTTGCTTCCACTTTAGAAATTTTCTTTGTGGCGGCTTTTTTTCGGTTGGCTGACTTTTGAGTGTGTTTCTCTTCCTCAAAGCCGCAGGTGGAAAGCGGAGGCCTCGGGTGCCTGCTATACAGATTTCCGGTTTGCGCTTTCGCGACGCTCCTCGCGTTGTCGCTCGCGGCACTCCACAGAGCGCTCCTTTCGAGTGCAACAAgcacgagagaggagagattCGTTCCTGCGGCTCTTCTACACTCAGCAATTTCTGTTGCTGTCTCtcaagcgcaggcgcgcgacctCCCGTCCTGTCCAGTCGCCCTCTCCAGTTCGAGTTTACGAGCCCGAGTGTGTGCGCCACagggtttttttttcttcacgGCCTCCTGATTCAGCTTTGGCTCGGAGTGCTGTCGGTTCGTGTTGGCTCCGCGATTCTCTtattctctttttctccgcgtcgcccctaGAGTTCGGTCGCCGCGCTGGTGCGGGCCGTCGCCGAGCTTTCTAAgcgccacgcagacgcatTTTCTGCGCGGATTCCGTTCCTTTTTTTTGTATTGGCGGCTTGCCTGAGTCGTTTTATTCTCCGCACTCGCCTCTTGGTCTCTTCGCATGTCTtcagcctctcgcgct from Besnoitia besnoiti strain Bb-Ger1 chromosome X, whole genome shotgun sequence encodes the following:
- a CDS encoding hypothetical protein (encoded by transcript BESB_015700), translated to MRLYRVIARKKLARLERACWSLAAPEVPLLSHEARRLSSGAGRSFRKLSPSSSATATPRPARKAKAGRGERLAEGLNEVAGRQRLAAEDTARGRGARKGNWERMGAPGGLSSCMRRINPLNPTSGVRRAFLAAPLLLSLPAKRKGVCSSSVKLAARRERAGRAPPRCVPLRLDYLSAFSGEYILRVALLV